One Nicotiana sylvestris chromosome 12, ASM39365v2, whole genome shotgun sequence genomic window carries:
- the LOC138882791 gene encoding uncharacterized protein: protein MAEDSKPWDIICDGPHIPMNKLEKTGPMVPKDRKEYNDIDRKAVEKNYRAKKILVCGIGPDEYNIVSACDTTKEIWEALQTAHEGTTQVKQSKIDMLTTEYELFRMKDDESIQDMHTRFTSIINELHSLGDVIPRNKLVRKILSVLPSSWESKINAITEAKDLQTLTMDELIGNMKTYEMKRKKDSERREPKNEKNLVLKAESSDSSDEDSDMAYLTKRFQKMVRRNGGIPKRGSSTKRNLVPNKRFNRISGVDNIVKQALAAWGDSSSESKREPDVESSSMMAVETEAMKYDSLFMLMAQSDEDEEDEDDEVNFRDVKRNLKSYSSKKLRSLANILIDAYYSLDNDKEILTLELGEAEQSRDDLVVCVVDLNETIANLEKEKEALNEKIISVKHERDDLMVVVVDLKEIIEGLNNEKHTLEENISATEQERDDFLVIITDLEETIEGLNRGHRTGSLRKGKKVANAVTAMYLNNSGNRQGIWFQREKTPYNPYNKYVTVLDNWLCTYCGNNGHFKENCQARVQYVQKNKVFTDKVTTNKGPGNDERKRTAMNQRQWMLKAHDWKHHRFLLTENPAGKECIH, encoded by the exons ATGGCCGAAGACTCAAAACCATGGGACATCATCTGTGATGGTCCACATATTCCTATGAATAAACTTGAAAAAACTGGACCAATGGTGCCGAAAGACAGAAAAGAGTACAACGACATTGACAGAAAAGCagtagaaaagaactatcgtgccaagaaaatcttggtgTGTGGCATAGGACCCGATGAGTACAACATAGTCTCAGCTTGTGATACtaccaaagaaatatgggaagcattgcaaaccgcacatgaaggaactactcaggttaaaCAATCCAAGATTGACATGCTTACCACAGAGTATGAGCTctttaggatgaaggatgatgagtctatacaagatatgcacaccagattcacctccatcataaatgagcttcattcacttggagatgttattcccagaaacaagcttgtaaggaaaatcctcagtGTTCTACCTAGTTCATGGGAAAGTAAGATAAATGCtatcactgaagctaaagatctacaaactctaaccatggatgagttgattggtaatatgaagacatacgagatgaaaagaaagaaagacagtgaaaggAGAGAGCCGAAGAATGAAAAGAACCTGGTGCTCAAAGCTGAAAGTAGTGActcaagtgatgaagatagtgacatggcctaccttactaaaagatttcaaaagatggttcgaagaaatggtggtataccaaagagGGGCAGTTCAA caaaaaggaacctggttccaaaCAAACGATTCAATCGAATAAGTGGTGTTGACAACATTGTGAAACAGgctcttgctgcttggggagactcctccagtgaaTCAAAAAGGGAACCAGATGTAGAAAgcagttccatgatggcagtggaaactgaagcaatGAAGTATGACTCACTGTTCATGCTGATGGCTCAGtctgatgaggatgaagaagatgaagatgatgagGTGAATTTCAGGGATGTtaagagaaatctgaaatcctactcttctaagaagtTAAGGTCATTAGCCAATATTTTAATTGATGCCTATTATAGCCTTGAtaatgataaggagatcctgaccttagaactaggagaagccgaacaatctagagatgatctggtggtctgtgtagtggacctaaatgagaccatagctaatcttgaaaaagaaaaggaagctctAAATGAAAAGATAATTAGTGTAAAACATGAGAGAGATGATCTGATGGTTGTGGTGGTTGACTTGAAGGAAATAATAGAAGGTCTCAACAATGAGAAACACACTCTAGAAGAAAACATTTCGGCTACTGAGCAAGAGAGGGATGATTTCTTAGTGATAATCACTGacctagaggaaaccattgagggactcaatagagGACATAGGACTGGGAGTCTCAGGAAAGGGAAGAAAGTAGCTA ATGCTGTCACTGCCATGTATTTGAATAATagtggaaacaggcagggaatctggttccaaagggagaaaactccctacaaccCTTACAACAAGTACGTCACTGTTCTTGATAACTGGTTGTGTAcctactgtgggaacaatggtcactttaaagaaaattgccaggccagggttcaatatgttcagaaaaacaaagtgtttactgACAAAGTGACTACTAACAAGGGACCAG GGAATGATGAGAGGAAGCGAACTGCAATGAACCAAAGACAGTggatgctcaaagcacatgactggaagCACCATAGATTTCTTCTCACTGAAAACCCTGCAGGAAAGGAATGTATCCATTGA